A genome region from Triticum aestivum cultivar Chinese Spring chromosome 2B, IWGSC CS RefSeq v2.1, whole genome shotgun sequence includes the following:
- the LOC123045374 gene encoding uncharacterized protein, whose product MIRAASPRPPSAVRLRSRGASSSSSACPFRARGSGSRVAATSGRRRRNVISCCSSDDREGARGAAPPAPSDGSIQLYSQIEKVITEAAKQSNQGWSSTGDWIEIEGAWVLRPKSSAPSFVVHFIGGIFVGAAPQVTYRYFLERLADKGALVIATPYASGFDHFFIADQVQFKFDRCLRNLVEPVNDLPTFGVGHSLGSVIHLLIGSRYAVQRSGNILMSFNNKEASLAIPLFSPVIVPMAQSFGPILSQLTSSPTIRFGAEAAIKQIENLGPPVVKQLLPLIQQLPPLYMDLVKGREDFIPKPEETRRLIKSYYGISRNLLVKFEDDQIDETSIIAQVLSSESAISSLLDMSIRSLPGDHGLPLQQVLPDVPPGMADAVSRGGELLANLTTGTPWEAVAKEVGTTFGTDSGVRRTQAPEDVNALVDVIVSWIASNSGPKLLRS is encoded by the exons ATGATAAGGGCGGCGTCTCCGCGGCCTCCGTCCGCCGTGCGGCTACGCAGccgcggcgcctcctcctcctcctccgcgtgcCCCTTCAGGGCCAGGGGGTCCGGAAGTAGGGTCGCGGCGAcaagtgggaggaggaggaggaacgttATCTCCTGCTGCTCGTCTGACGACCGGGAGGGGGCCCGCGGCGCGGCGCCTCCGGCTCCTTCCGACGGATCGATACAGCTCTACTCCCAGATCGAGAA GGTGATCACGGAGGCGGCAAAGCAGTCCAACCAGGGCTGGAGTTCCACCGGAGATTGGATCGAAATCGAG GGGGCGTGGGTGTTGAGGCCCAAGTCCTCGGCGCCCTCGTTTGTCGTTCATTTTATTGGTGGGATTTTCGTCGGGGCCGCGCCGCAGGTCACGTACCGCTACTTCCTTGAGCGTCTCGCAGACAA GGGAGCTTTGGTGATCGCTACACCATATGCTAGTGGCTTTGATCATTTCTTCATCGCAGACCAAGTTCAATTTAAATTTGACAGGTGCTTGAGAAACTTGGTAGAACCT GTGAATGACCTTCCCACATTTGGTGTTGGGCACTCGTTGGGATCTGTCATCCATCTTCTGATTG GATCAAGATATGCTGTGCAGCGAAGTGGAAACATACTGATGTCATTCAATAACAAG GAGGCAAGCCTGGCGATTCCATTATTTTCACCTGTAATCGTTCCCATGGCACAGAGTTTTGGCCCAATATTATCCCAGCTGACATCATCTCCAACAATCCGTTTTGGG GCTGAAGCGGCTATTAAGCAAATTGAGAATCTAGGCCCTCCTGTTGTTAAGCAACTTCTTCCCTTGATTCAACAACTTCCTCCACTGTATATGGACTTGGTAAAGGGCCGAGAAGACTTCATCCCAAAACCAGAGGAGACACGCCGGCTG ATAAAATCCTACTACGGAATATCTCGAAATCTCCTAGTAAAGTTCGAAGATGATCAAATTGATGAGACCTCTATCATTGCACAAGTGCTAAGCTCAGAATCTGCCATTAGCTCACTGCTTGATATGTCGATTCGCTCACTTCCTGGGGATCATGGCCTTCCATTGCAACAG GTACTTCCTGACGTTCCACCAGGAATGGCTGATGCAGTAAGCCGTGGAGGTGAACTCCTGGCAAATCTCACAACAGGCACACCATGGGAGGCTGTTGCTAAGGAGGTAGGTACCACTTTTGGCACTGACTCTGGCGTTCGGCGAACACAGGCCCCTGAGGATGTCAATGCACTTGTGGATGTAATTGTTTCATGGATAGCTTCAAATTCTGGCCCAAAACTACTTCGTTCATGA
- the LOC123045375 gene encoding UPF0496 protein At3g19330: MRPWERRDRDTDDGEEDDEAACSNAGANTSSANASTSSSTAPSSGGRRTGGGAAAAGGWGSSPVSGATINLSQEYTLAIQTSSYNEIWGKIHVVVDGQRVDGGDQDEDEEDRSTLAGVLRPEDAVVERALGDAPDTELTRLAADYLRSTHNASLHCLVLRRALRRARALYGPIADVLALIPHATPLAVPHCDCAFDAFLLFDKIPNPFLPPEASFQGMHRSFAGLKTHLDLRLLKARRRRRLLRCATRGSGICLIGCATGAAIAGLVIATHAITALLAAAPACAASRGSCCSTPAWMKRLQQHMDRLDAAARGAYVLNNDVDTIERLVGRLHATVESDKILVRLGLERGRGQHHTIEEVVRQLRKNHPSLLRQLADLEEHICLYFAAVNRARLFLVHHLNAQSDPNAELPL, from the coding sequence ATGCGGCCATGGGAGCGCCGGGACCGGGACACGGACGACGGAGAGGAAGACGACGAGGCTGCCTGCTCCAACGCGGGCGCTAACACCAGTAGCGCGAATGCGAGCACGAGCTCGAGCACCGCTCCTAGTAGCGGTGGGAGGAGGACcggcggtggtgcggcggcggcgggcgggtggGGGAGCAGCCCCGTGTCGGGGGCGACCATCAACCTCAGCCAGGAGTACACGCTCGCCATCCAGACCAGCTCCTACAACGAGATCTGGGGCAAGATCCACGTGGTCGTGGACGGCCAACGGGTTGACGGCGGCGACcaagacgaggacgaggaggacagGAGCACCCTCGCCGGCGTGCTCCGTCCGGAGGACGCGGTGGTGGAGCGCgcgctcggggacgcgccggacaCGGAGCTCACCCGCCTCGCCGCGGACTACCTCCGCAGCACGCACAACGCGTCGCTGCACTGCCTCGTCCTCCGCCGAGCGCTGCGCCGCGCGCGGGCGCTGTACGGGCCCATCGCGGATGTTCTCGCGCTGATCCCGCACGCCACGCCTCTCGCCGTGCCGCACTGCGACTGCGCGTTTGACGCCTTCCTCCTGTTCGACAAAATACCCAACCCGTTCCTGCCTCCCGAAGCCAGCTTCCAGGGCATGCATCGGAGCTTTGCTGGCCTCAAAACCCATCTCGACCTCCGCCTCCTCAAGGCCCGACGGAGGCGCCGGCTGTTGCGGTGCGCGACGCGCGGGTCTGGCATCTGCCTCATCGGctgcgcgacgggggcggcgatcgCTGGCCTCGTCATCGCCACCCACGCCATTACCGCGTTGTTGGCCGCGGCTCCTgcctgcgcagcgtcgcgtggttCCTGCTGCTCAACCCCCGCTTGGATGAAACGCCTGCAGCAACACATGGACAGGCTTGACGCCGCGGCCAGGGGCGCCTATGTACTCAACAATGACGTTGACACCATTGAACGGCTGGTGGGCAGGCTCCACGCCACTGTCGAGAGTGACAAGATCTTGGTAAGGCTAGGGCTTGAGCGTGGGAGGGGGCAGCACCACACCATCGAAGAGGTGGTGCGGCAGCTCCGGAAGAACCATCCTAGCCTGCTACGCCAGCTCGCCGACCTCGAGGAGCACATCTGTCTCTACTTTGCAGCCGTTAACCGTGCAAGGCTGTTCCTTGTGCATCACCTCAATGCTCAGTCTGACCCCAATGCCGAGTTGCCTCTGTAG